A single genomic interval of Lacrimispora sphenoides JCM 1415 harbors:
- a CDS encoding phage holin family protein, which translates to MKHTLCVLIGIIGNIITTLFGGWDTAIGTLILFMTIDFSSGLAVAGIFHNSQKTKTGTLESKAGWKGLCRKCMTILFVLIAHRLDLSLGTSYIRDTVIIGFMANELISIVENAGLMGLPLPAAIVKAIDILNKKSQTSQ; encoded by the coding sequence ATGAAGCACACACTATGTGTCTTGATCGGAATCATTGGCAATATCATCACAACCCTTTTTGGTGGCTGGGACACTGCGATCGGTACCCTGATCTTATTCATGACCATCGATTTTTCCTCCGGCCTAGCTGTAGCCGGAATATTCCACAACAGCCAGAAGACAAAAACAGGTACTCTTGAATCAAAAGCAGGCTGGAAAGGCCTATGCAGAAAATGCATGACCATACTATTTGTATTAATCGCCCACCGACTAGACTTATCCCTAGGAACCTCCTACATACGAGATACGGTCATCATCGGTTTTATGGCAAACGAGCTCATATCTATAGTAGAAAATGCAGGCCTTATGGGCCTTCCTCTTCCAGCGGCTATTGTTAAAGCCATAGATATTTTAAACAAAAAATCACAAACATCACAATAA
- a CDS encoding N-acetylmuramoyl-L-alanine amidase family protein, with the protein MEVQKLLTPYNYSNGQIDRIKYIVIHYVGALGGAEANCKYYASQYIGASAHYFVGFSGEIWQSVEDKDIAWHCGAKTYTHLECRNSNSLGIEFCVRNNGSQTDTSRDWYFEDATVEAAAQLTKELMKQYNVPADHVIRHYDVTGKICPNPYVYNHTQHTWDSFKAALAEEQHKSGWIEEEGGWRFYLGNTGNYVTNDWYKDGENWYWFDGAGFMVKDTWKTGSDGKWYYLNNNGSMARASGSTGKKSCTGLRKTEACLKEK; encoded by the coding sequence ATGGAAGTTCAAAAACTATTGACACCATACAACTATAGCAACGGTCAGATTGACCGGATAAAATATATTGTAATACACTATGTAGGAGCTCTCGGAGGAGCAGAAGCAAACTGTAAATATTACGCCTCCCAATACATTGGAGCCAGTGCTCATTATTTTGTCGGTTTCAGCGGAGAAATATGGCAATCCGTTGAGGACAAAGATATTGCATGGCATTGCGGCGCAAAAACATATACCCATCTGGAATGCCGCAACAGCAACAGCCTGGGAATAGAGTTTTGTGTCAGGAACAATGGAAGTCAGACAGATACAAGCAGAGACTGGTATTTTGAAGATGCAACAGTAGAGGCTGCCGCCCAATTAACAAAAGAACTAATGAAACAGTACAATGTCCCGGCGGATCATGTAATCCGCCATTATGATGTAACGGGAAAAATCTGTCCCAACCCTTATGTATACAATCACACTCAACATACCTGGGATAGCTTTAAAGCAGCACTTGCAGAAGAGCAGCATAAATCCGGTTGGATTGAAGAAGAGGGTGGATGGAGATTCTACTTAGGGAATACCGGAAATTATGTTACGAACGATTGGTATAAGGACGGAGAAAACTGGTACTGGTTCGACGGTGCCGGATTTATGGTAAAAGATACATGGAAAACCGGGTCAGATGGCAAATGGTATTATTTAAATAACAACGGTTCAATGGCAAGAGCCAGTGGATCAACTGGAAAGAAGAGCTGTACCGGGTTACGGAAGACGGAAGCCTGTTTGAAGGAAAAATGA
- a CDS encoding CPBP family intramembrane glutamic endopeptidase — protein MINVIMEEGVFRGLFVRLAEEKQSFPAACILSSVLFGVWHIMQPLRNVIDGNQSMAGAFMAGLILVVTSTLLGIQYCMLYKLTGSLWAGMAAHFVNNTTANLLHVVTASGVDELLTVRITIAQTLSFLIVLFFCISRNRKK, from the coding sequence ATGATCAATGTGATAATGGAAGAGGGAGTTTTCCGGGGATTGTTTGTCCGGCTGGCAGAAGAAAAGCAATCTTTTCCTGCCGCATGTATCCTGTCTTCCGTTCTCTTTGGAGTTTGGCATATCATGCAGCCCTTAAGAAATGTAATAGACGGTAATCAGTCCATGGCAGGTGCATTTATGGCTGGCCTGATTCTGGTGGTCACCAGTACTCTGCTTGGAATTCAGTACTGCATGCTTTACAAGCTCACAGGATCCCTGTGGGCAGGAATGGCGGCTCATTTTGTGAATAATACCACGGCCAATCTGCTGCATGTGGTTACGGCTTCCGGTGTGGATGAACTGCTGACTGTCCGCATTACCATTGCACAAACCCTTTCATTTCTTATAGTACTTTTCTTTTGTATCTCTCGAAACAGAAAGAAATAG
- a CDS encoding LacI family DNA-binding transcriptional regulator, which translates to MAKSIYDVAQETGLSVSTVSRALNGYSDVSAKTRARVVEAAERLGYVPNTSAKNLSSKNKKNVALLICGLLEEAQSN; encoded by the coding sequence ATGGCAAAATCAATTTATGACGTGGCACAGGAAACGGGATTATCAGTAAGTACGGTATCAAGAGCATTAAACGGATACAGCGATGTATCGGCCAAAACCAGGGCGCGCGTGGTGGAGGCGGCGGAAAGACTTGGGTACGTTCCCAATACCAGTGCCAAAAATCTGTCTTCAAAGAACAAAAAGAATGTGGCTTTGCTCATCTGCGGACTTTTGGAA